The following proteins are co-located in the Helicobacter acinonychis genome:
- the hemC gene encoding hydroxymethylbilane synthase, translating into MGKLVIGSRGSELALWQANYIKERLKKECFIESEIQIVKTTGDKILDAPLNKIGGKGLFTKELEELLLKGTIDLAVHSLKDVPVVFEKGLDLACITKRADVRDTFLSTKFPDLMSLPKGAKVGTTSLRRSMQLKCKRKDLDTESLRGNVQTRLKKLESGEFDAIILAEAGLCRLNIQGAKYRKAFSVEEMIPSMGQGALGVEMLKSHKHFTALQKLNDEESAFCCHLEREFIKGLNGGCQIPVGVHASLMGEKVKIQAILGLPNGEEVIAKEKQGDKNKAFDSVQELLEAFLQSGAREILEKVQLF; encoded by the coding sequence GTGGGAAAATTAGTGATTGGCTCTAGGGGGAGCGAATTGGCTTTATGGCAAGCGAATTATATTAAAGAACGCCTAAAAAAAGAATGCTTTATAGAAAGCGAAATTCAAATCGTTAAAACCACAGGCGATAAGATTTTAGATGCACCTTTAAATAAGATTGGCGGTAAGGGGCTATTCACTAAAGAATTAGAAGAATTGCTTTTAAAAGGCACAATTGATTTGGCGGTGCATTCTTTAAAAGATGTGCCGGTCGTGTTTGAAAAAGGGTTAGATTTAGCATGCATTACCAAAAGAGCTGATGTGAGAGACACTTTTTTGAGCACTAAATTCCCTGATTTGATGAGCTTGCCTAAAGGGGCAAAAGTAGGCACTACTTCTTTAAGGCGCTCCATGCAACTCAAATGCAAACGAAAAGATCTAGACACAGAAAGTTTAAGGGGGAATGTCCAAACCCGTTTAAAAAAGCTTGAATCGGGCGAATTTGACGCTATCATTTTAGCTGAAGCCGGATTGTGCCGCCTAAACATTCAAGGGGCGAAATACCGCAAGGCTTTTAGCGTGGAAGAAATGATTCCTAGCATGGGTCAAGGGGCTTTAGGGGTAGAAATGCTTAAAAGCCACAAGCATTTTACCGCACTTCAAAAACTCAATGACGAAGAAAGCGCGTTTTGTTGCCATTTAGAAAGAGAGTTTATCAAAGGGCTTAATGGGGGGTGTCAAATCCCTGTGGGCGTGCATGCGAGTTTAATGGGTGAAAAAGTTAAAATCCAAGCCATTTTAGGCTTGCCTAATGGCGAAGAAGTCATCGCTAAAGAAAAACAAGGGGATAAAAATAAGGCGTTTGATTCAGTTCAAGAGCTTTTAGAAGCCTTTTTGCAAAGCGGAGCGAGAGAGATTTTAGAAAAGGTGCAATTGTTTTAA
- a CDS encoding DUF2018 family protein: protein MRDYSELEIFEGNPLDKWNDIVFHASRKLSKKELERLLELLALLEAFIEKENIEEKFESFAKALRIDEALQQTVEGKKTDFAIQSMANILSGNE from the coding sequence ATGAGGGATTACAGCGAGCTTGAAATTTTTGAAGGAAACCCTTTAGATAAGTGGAATGACATTGTTTTTCATGCGAGCAGAAAGCTTTCTAAAAAGGAGCTAGAAAGACTTTTAGAGCTTTTGGCTCTTTTAGAAGCTTTTATAGAAAAAGAAAACATAGAAGAAAAGTTTGAATCTTTTGCTAAAGCGTTGAGAATTGATGAAGCGTTGCAGCAAACAGTAGAGGGCAAAAAAACGGACTTTGCGATCCAATCCATGGCGAACATTCTTAGTGGGAATGAGTAA
- the dps gene encoding DNA starvation/stationary phase protection protein has translation MKTFEILKHLQADAIVLFMKVHNFHWNVKGTDFFNVHKATEEIYEEFAGMFDDLAERIVQLGHHPLVTLSEALKLTRIKEETKTSFHSKDIFKEILADYKHLEKEFKTLSDTAEKEGDKVTVTYADDQLAKLQKSIWMLEAHLA, from the coding sequence ATGAAAACATTTGAAATCTTAAAACATTTACAAGCGGATGCAATCGTGTTATTTATGAAAGTGCATAACTTCCATTGGAATGTCAAAGGCACTGATTTTTTCAATGTGCATAAAGCCACTGAAGAAATTTATGAAGAATTTGCGGGCATGTTTGATGATCTCGCTGAAAGGATAGTTCAATTAGGGCACCACCCTTTAGTGACTTTATCTGAAGCGCTCAAACTCACTCGCATCAAAGAAGAAACTAAAACAAGTTTCCATTCTAAAGATATTTTTAAAGAAATTCTAGCCGATTACAAACACCTAGAAAAAGAGTTTAAAACTCTCTCCGACACCGCTGAAAAAGAAGGTGATAAAGTCACTGTGACTTATGCGGATGATCAATTAGCCAAGTTGCAAAAATCCATTTGGATGCTAGAAGCCCATTTGGCTTAA
- a CDS encoding c-type cytochrome codes for MRFVIALIISLLNLVAKETDFISDLEYGLALYKNPRGVACAKCHGIKGEKQEITSYYEKGEKKILYAPKINHLDFKTFKDALSLGKGMMPKYNLNLEEIQAIYLYITSLEHKEEHKNPPHP; via the coding sequence ATGCGTTTTGTGATTGCACTCATTATAAGCCTATTAAATCTAGTGGCTAAAGAAACGGATTTTATTTCTGATTTGGAATACGGACTAGCTCTTTATAAAAACCCTAGGGGTGTTGCGTGCGCGAAATGCCATGGTATTAAAGGCGAAAAACAAGAAATCACCTCCTATTATGAAAAAGGCGAGAAAAAAATTCTCTACGCCCCTAAAATCAACCATTTGGATTTTAAAACCTTTAAAGACGCCTTGAGTTTGGGCAAAGGCATGATGCCTAAATACAACCTCAATTTAGAAGAAATCCAAGCGATTTACCTCTATATCACCTCTTTAGAGCATAAAGAAGAGCATAAAAATCCTCCCCATCCTTAA
- a CDS encoding polyprenyl synthetase family protein — MQEQQLQAIQNKIASWIKEIESGFIDELFSHIGPSKMLRSKLMLALLDTKIDAIILDKAFNLCAIVEMIQTASLLHDDVIDKATMRRKLPSINALFGNFNAVMLGDVFYSKAFFELSKMENLIAQILSNAVLRLSRGEIEDVFVGESFNSDKQKYWRILEDKTAHFMEASLKSMAILLNKDAKIYANFGLNFGMAFQIIDDLLDITQNATTLGKPNFSDFKEGKTTLPYLLLYEKLNKSEQGLLISYFKQDSDEIIEWTKEKFKQYAIIEETLKIAQVYSNKALEVIEGENNLILEKLAQDVIYRTF; from the coding sequence ATGCAAGAACAACAACTTCAAGCCATTCAAAATAAAATCGCTTCTTGGATCAAAGAAATAGAAAGCGGTTTTATAGATGAATTGTTTTCTCATATTGGTCCTTCAAAGATGTTGCGCTCCAAACTCATGCTCGCTTTATTGGATACAAAAATAGACGCTATCATTTTGGATAAAGCGTTCAATTTGTGTGCGATCGTGGAAATGATACAAACCGCTTCTTTATTGCATGATGATGTGATTGATAAGGCGACCATGCGCCGAAAGCTCCCTAGCATTAACGCTCTTTTTGGTAATTTTAACGCCGTGATGCTTGGGGATGTGTTTTATTCTAAAGCCTTTTTTGAATTATCTAAAATGGAGAATTTGATCGCCCAGATTCTCTCTAATGCGGTTTTAAGGCTCTCTAGAGGCGAGATTGAAGATGTGTTTGTGGGGGAAAGTTTTAATAGCGACAAACAAAAATATTGGCGTATTTTAGAGGACAAGACCGCCCATTTTATGGAAGCGAGTTTGAAAAGCATGGCGATTCTTTTAAACAAAGACGCGAAAATTTATGCGAATTTTGGATTGAATTTTGGCATGGCGTTTCAAATCATTGATGATTTATTGGATATTACTCAAAACGCAACAACTCTGGGTAAGCCCAATTTTAGCGATTTTAAAGAAGGCAAGACCACTCTACCCTACTTGCTTTTATATGAAAAACTAAATAAGAGCGAGCAAGGGCTTTTAATTTCTTATTTCAAACAAGATAGCGATGAAATCATAGAATGGACTAAGGAAAAATTCAAGCAATATGCTATCATAGAAGAAACCCTTAAAATCGCTCAAGTTTATTCTAACAAAGCCCTTGAAGTCATTGAAGGGGAAAACAATCTTATTTTAGAAAAACTAGCGCAAGATGTCATTTACAGGACTTTTTAA
- the flgS gene encoding acid survival sensor histidine kinase, with translation MKKSKRLKISHLKRYKASSFKGLLKKENNTILLENFKPKESEDLLENFSNKKDMQELLELLNQFILQSYRVEKEFKDYKALYEWVIEILPQAIWVMNENGSFFYKNSLANQSHEVFNKAKLENFNTEIEHENKSYLVQQNSIQGKQIITATDISAQKRQERLASMGKISAHLAHEIRNPVGSISLLASVLLKHANEKTKPIVVELQKALWRVERIIKATLLFSKGIQANRTKQSLKVLESDLKEALNCYTYSKDIDFIFHFSDEEGFFDFDLMGIVLQNFLYNAIDAIEALEESEQGQVKIKAFIQNEFIVFTIIDNGKEVENKSALFEPFETTKLKGNGLGLALSLQVVKAHEGSIMLLENREKTFEIKILNAS, from the coding sequence ATGAAAAAATCCAAGCGCTTAAAAATCTCTCATTTGAAGCGCTATAAGGCTTCTTCTTTCAAGGGGTTATTGAAAAAGGAAAATAACACGATCCTTTTAGAAAATTTTAAACCCAAAGAGAGCGAAGATTTGTTAGAAAATTTTTCCAACAAAAAAGACATGCAAGAATTATTGGAGCTTTTAAACCAATTTATTTTGCAAAGCTACAGGGTAGAAAAGGAGTTTAAAGATTATAAAGCGCTTTATGAATGGGTCATAGAGATTTTACCGCAAGCCATTTGGGTGATGAATGAAAATGGGAGCTTTTTTTATAAAAATTCTTTAGCCAATCAAAGCCATGAGGTGTTTAATAAGGCTAAATTAGAAAATTTTAACACTGAAATTGAACATGAAAATAAAAGCTATTTAGTCCAGCAAAACAGTATTCAAGGCAAGCAAATCATCACCGCAACCGATATTAGCGCTCAAAAACGCCAAGAACGGCTCGCTTCTATGGGAAAAATCTCAGCGCATTTAGCCCATGAGATCAGAAACCCTGTAGGCTCTATCTCTCTTTTAGCTTCGGTGTTATTAAAGCATGCGAACGAAAAGACTAAGCCCATTGTTGTGGAATTGCAAAAAGCTTTATGGCGCGTAGAAAGAATCATTAAAGCCACCTTGCTTTTTTCCAAAGGCATTCAAGCCAACCGCACCAAGCAAAGTTTAAAGGTGTTAGAAAGCGATCTCAAAGAAGCCCTAAATTGCTACACTTACTCCAAAGATATTGATTTTATTTTTCATTTTAGCGATGAGGAAGGGTTTTTTGACTTTGATTTAATGGGGATTGTGTTACAAAACTTCTTGTATAATGCAATTGATGCGATTGAAGCCTTAGAAGAGAGCGAACAGGGGCAAGTGAAGATTAAAGCGTTCATTCAAAATGAATTTATTGTCTTTACCATTATTGATAATGGTAAGGAAGTGGAAAATAAAAGTGCTTTGTTTGAGCCTTTTGAAACCACTAAATTAAAGGGTAATGGCTTAGGGTTAGCCCTATCTTTGCAAGTCGTTAAAGCCCATGAAGGGAGCATTATGCTGTTAGAAAATCGAGAAAAAACCTTTGAAATTAAGATCCTTAACGCTTCTTAA
- a CDS encoding tetratricopeptide repeat protein — MKILKMLLGGLLFWGLQAHLWGDQDSKFLKIADEAYKEGNYSKAASNFKKACNDGASDGCVQLGVIYENGQGTKIDYKKALDYYKSACQSDNGEGCFNLGRFYDEGLGTNQNYQEAIDAYGKACTLKHPESCYNLGIIYDRKIKGNAAQAVTYYQKSCNFDVANGCYVLGSAYEKGSLEVVQSNHKAVVYYLKACRLNGSQACRALGSLFENGGAGLDEDFEVAFDYLQKACKLNNSDGCASLGSMYMLGRYVKKDPKKAFNYFRQACDMGSAVSCSRMGFMYAQGDSIKKDLKKALDNYERGCDMGDEVGCFALAGMYYNAKDKENAIRVYDKSCKLGMQQACENLSKLRGW; from the coding sequence ATGAAGATTTTAAAAATGTTACTTGGAGGGTTGCTTTTTTGGGGTTTGCAAGCTCATTTATGGGGGGATCAGGATAGCAAATTTTTAAAGATAGCCGATGAGGCTTATAAAGAGGGGAATTATTCTAAAGCGGCGTCTAATTTTAAGAAAGCATGCAATGATGGTGCGAGTGATGGTTGCGTGCAATTGGGCGTTATTTATGAAAATGGGCAAGGCACTAAAATAGATTACAAAAAAGCCCTAGATTATTATAAATCTGCATGCCAAAGCGATAATGGGGAGGGGTGTTTCAATTTGGGGAGATTTTATGATGAGGGGTTAGGCACCAATCAAAATTACCAGGAAGCCATTGACGCTTATGGTAAAGCATGCACTCTAAAGCACCCTGAAAGTTGCTACAATTTAGGCATTATCTATGACAGAAAGATCAAAGGCAATGCCGCTCAAGCGGTCACTTACTACCAAAAAAGCTGTAATTTTGATGTGGCTAATGGGTGCTATGTGTTAGGCTCTGCTTATGAAAAAGGCTCTTTAGAAGTGGTTCAAAGTAACCATAAAGCCGTGGTCTATTATTTGAAAGCATGCCGATTGAATGGCTCTCAAGCTTGCCGTGCGTTGGGGAGTTTGTTTGAAAATGGCGGTGCAGGGCTTGATGAAGATTTTGAAGTGGCGTTTGATTATTTGCAAAAAGCTTGCAAACTAAACAATTCTGATGGTTGTGCGAGTTTAGGATCTATGTATATGCTAGGCAGATATGTCAAAAAAGACCCTAAAAAAGCCTTTAACTATTTCAGACAGGCATGCGATATGGGGAGCGCGGTGAGTTGCTCTAGAATGGGCTTTATGTATGCACAAGGGGACTCCATTAAAAAAGATTTGAAAAAAGCCCTTGACAATTATGAAAGAGGGTGTGATATGGGCGATGAAGTGGGTTGCTTCGCTCTAGCGGGCATGTATTACAACGCCAAAGACAAAGAAAACGCCATAAGGGTTTATGACAAAAGTTGTAAATTAGGCATGCAACAAGCATGCGAGAATTTGAGCAAGCTTAGAGGGTGGTGA
- the proS gene encoding proline--tRNA ligase → MLFSKLFAPTLKEPPKDAVLKSHKHLAQAGYIYQIGSGIYNFLPLAKKVLDKIENITHKRMQEHGAQNILMSFVVLASLWEKSGRLDKYGKELLVFKDRKGNDFVLSPTLEENITEIAANFIKSYKQLPVHLYQIHTKFRDEIRPRFGLVRAREFIMKDGYSFHEDAESLDKEFLNTQSAYKEILNDLGLDFRIVEADNGAIGGSKSKEFVVLTECGEDTIVVCQNCDYAANIEIAKRSKRLEPLNVPKAQLAKFPTPNTTSAESVAEFFKVEPFFVLKAVVKKVIHKDKETLACFFTRGDDNLEETKALNALNVLGANALELREASQEDLNQVGLVAGFIGPYGLRKHVSYIIFDEDLKEGDCLIAGANEKDFHAVGVDLKGFENLIYADIIQVKESDCCPNCQRALKYHKSLEVGHIFKLSQGYAKSLKASFLDKNGKEQFFEMGCYGIGISRLLSAILEQKSDDLGCVWTKNTAPFDVVIVVSNLKDEVQKKLAFEVYERLLQRGVDVLLDDRDVRFGAKMRDFELIGERLALIVGKQTLENKEFECIKRANLEKQTLKDRELEEKILEILESE, encoded by the coding sequence ATGCTATTTTCAAAACTCTTTGCCCCAACTCTCAAAGAACCCCCTAAAGATGCCGTGTTAAAAAGCCATAAGCACCTAGCTCAAGCAGGATACATTTATCAAATAGGCAGTGGAATCTATAATTTTTTGCCTTTAGCTAAAAAAGTGTTGGATAAAATAGAAAATATCACACACAAACGCATGCAAGAACATGGGGCGCAAAATATTTTAATGAGTTTTGTGGTTTTAGCGAGTTTGTGGGAAAAATCAGGTCGTTTGGATAAATATGGTAAAGAATTGTTGGTCTTTAAAGACAGAAAGGGCAATGATTTTGTTTTAAGCCCCACTTTAGAAGAAAATATTACCGAGATTGCCGCTAATTTCATTAAAAGCTACAAGCAATTACCCGTGCATCTCTATCAAATCCACACGAAATTCCGTGATGAAATCCGCCCACGATTTGGGCTTGTGAGAGCGAGAGAATTTATCATGAAAGATGGTTATAGCTTTCATGAAGACGCTGAGAGCTTGGATAAGGAATTTTTAAACACACAGAGCGCTTATAAAGAAATTTTAAACGATTTGGGTTTGGATTTTCGCATTGTGGAAGCGGATAACGGGGCGATTGGGGGGAGTAAAAGCAAAGAATTTGTCGTTTTAACAGAATGCGGAGAAGACACGATTGTGGTGTGCCAGAATTGCGATTATGCAGCCAATATTGAAATCGCTAAACGCTCTAAAAGACTTGAGCCTTTAAATGTCCCAAAAGCACAATTAGCGAAATTCCCTACCCCCAATACCACAAGCGCTGAAAGCGTGGCGGAGTTTTTTAAAGTAGAGCCTTTTTTTGTCTTAAAGGCGGTTGTTAAAAAAGTGATCCATAAAGATAAAGAAACTCTAGCGTGTTTTTTTACTAGAGGCGATGACAATTTAGAAGAGACTAAAGCCTTGAATGCTTTGAATGTTTTAGGAGCGAACGCTTTAGAGTTAAGAGAAGCCAGTCAAGAAGATTTAAATCAAGTAGGGTTAGTGGCAGGCTTTATTGGGCCTTATGGCTTGAGAAAGCATGTTTCTTACATTATTTTTGATGAAGATTTAAAAGAGGGCGATTGTTTAATAGCTGGGGCCAATGAAAAGGATTTTCATGCAGTGGGCGTGGATTTAAAAGGATTTGAAAACCTTATTTATGCAGATATTATCCAGGTTAAAGAGAGCGATTGTTGCCCTAATTGTCAAAGAGCTCTGAAATACCATAAAAGTTTGGAAGTGGGGCATATTTTCAAGCTCTCTCAAGGCTATGCTAAAAGCTTAAAGGCTAGTTTCTTGGATAAAAATGGTAAGGAGCAATTTTTTGAAATGGGGTGCTATGGGATAGGCATTAGCCGGTTACTCAGCGCGATTTTAGAGCAAAAAAGCGATGATTTAGGCTGTGTATGGACAAAAAATACCGCCCCTTTTGATGTGGTGATCGTGGTTTCTAACTTGAAAGATGAAGTGCAAAAAAAACTCGCTTTTGAAGTGTATGAAAGGCTGCTTCAAAGGGGCGTTGATGTGTTGCTAGATGACAGAGATGTGCGTTTTGGGGCAAAGATGAGAGATTTTGAATTGATTGGGGAAAGATTAGCGCTGATTGTTGGGAAGCAAACTTTAGAGAATAAGGAATTTGAATGCATTAAGCGTGCTAATTTAGAAAAACAAACGCTTAAAGACAGAGAGTTAGAAGAAAAAATTTTAGAAATATTAGAGAGCGAATAA
- the hemA gene encoding glutamyl-tRNA reductase, with protein MELETTKYFILAFTHKSMSLEMREKLAINSPAILKEFLQTIKNYCPNIKECMVLSTCNRFEIYASLKHNTHADEQKNALLKILAQNKKMSVSDLEKCVLMSTDESAVHHVFSVCSSLDSLVVGETQITGQMKNAYKFAFEEKFCSKDLTRLLHFAFKCAAKVRNLTGISKQGVSISSVAVKEALSIFEKEKIEDKKALVIGLGEMSQLVIKHLLNKQFEVLVLGRNAAKFEDFLKELEEPKKVSFQNIENLNAYINAYELLFCATSSPNFIVQNCMVKETIFRRFWFDLAVPRNIEKPIFNNIFLYSVDDLEPMVRENVENRQESRMKAYEIVGLATMEFYQWIQSLEVEPLIKDLRELARISAQKELQKAVKKRYVPKEYESNIEKILHNAFNAFLHHPTIALKKNAQKEESDVLVGTIKNLFNLDKSSTNHAQNLNLYKCEYYEE; from the coding sequence ATGGAGTTAGAAACCACAAAATATTTCATCCTAGCCTTTACGCATAAAAGCATGAGCTTAGAAATGCGAGAAAAACTCGCTATCAATTCGCCCGCAATACTTAAAGAATTTTTACAAACCATCAAAAATTATTGCCCCAATATCAAAGAATGCATGGTCTTATCCACATGCAATCGCTTTGAAATCTATGCGAGCTTGAAACATAACACTCACGCTGATGAGCAAAAAAATGCCTTATTAAAAATCCTAGCCCAAAATAAAAAAATGAGCGTGTCTGATTTAGAAAAATGCGTTTTAATGAGCACCGATGAAAGTGCAGTCCATCATGTCTTTAGCGTGTGCAGTAGTTTGGATAGTCTTGTGGTGGGGGAAACTCAAATCACAGGGCAAATGAAAAACGCCTATAAATTCGCTTTTGAAGAGAAATTTTGCTCCAAAGATTTAACCCGATTGCTCCATTTTGCTTTCAAATGCGCCGCTAAAGTGCGTAATTTAACCGGCATTTCCAAGCAAGGGGTTTCAATCTCTTCAGTGGCGGTCAAGGAAGCGCTTAGTATTTTTGAAAAAGAAAAGATTGAGGATAAAAAAGCCCTTGTGATAGGGCTTGGCGAGATGTCTCAATTGGTCATCAAACACCTTTTAAATAAGCAATTTGAAGTGCTAGTTTTAGGGCGTAATGCGGCTAAATTTGAAGATTTTTTAAAAGAATTAGAAGAGCCTAAAAAGGTGAGCTTTCAAAACATAGAAAATTTAAACGCTTATATCAATGCATACGAATTGCTCTTTTGTGCCACTTCTTCGCCGAACTTTATCGTGCAAAATTGCATGGTAAAAGAAACGATTTTTAGGCGTTTTTGGTTTGATTTAGCCGTGCCAAGAAATATTGAAAAGCCGATATTCAATAATATTTTTTTATACAGCGTTGATGATTTAGAGCCTATGGTGAGGGAAAATGTGGAAAACAGGCAAGAGAGCCGGATGAAAGCTTATGAAATTGTAGGGCTTGCTACGATGGAATTTTACCAATGGATCCAAAGCTTAGAGGTAGAGCCTTTGATTAAAGATTTAAGGGAATTAGCTAGGATTTCAGCCCAAAAGGAATTGCAAAAAGCGGTAAAAAAACGCTATGTGCCTAAAGAATATGAAAGCAATATTGAAAAGATCTTGCACAATGCTTTTAACGCCTTTTTGCACCACCCTACCATCGCTTTAAAAAAGAACGCCCAAAAAGAAGAATCCGATGTGCTTGTGGGCACGATTAAAAACTTGTTTAATTTAGACAAATCCAGCACTAATCATGCTCAAAATTTGAATCTCTATAAATGCGAATATTACGAGGAATAA